The DNA window ttcctccccaagGCTAGGAATAGATGGGAGCCCACCACCTTTTCTTTGGGATCTGGTGCCTccactaatttttttctgaatctggTACTTTCTATCTCATATTCCCATCTGGGTCCTAGATCATAATCTACAAATATCCTCAAGtttatttcaacataaaatatttctttaaattcacaTCTCCCTTGGGTAGTCCCGGCAGCTctgcagtttagtgccaccttctgcccagggcatgatcctggagacccaggatcaagtcccacgtcaggctccctgcatggagcctgcttctccctctgcctgtgtctctccctctctcagtctcCTCTGTgtttcttcatgaataaataaataaaatcatttttaaaaataaataaataaataaattcacatctCCCCacctgttcctttctctttctcttttctctcctaagGAAGAGTCATTAAGACTAGTCTTTATCTCAGCTCCAACTCATTCCTTAATCCATCACAATTTGACACCTCTCCCTGACAATCTATTGAAACTACTCTTGTAAGGTCGACAAGAACTAATTGCCAAATCCAGTGACCTACGCCTAGGCTTCATCCCGCATGTCCTTTCTGCAAGATAAGACACTCCTGACTGATTCTGCATCTTTCTTAAACTCCTTCCCTTTACCCTTCAGATTATCACATTCCCAtgattccttctcccttccctctgcctattcttctccctctccttctctcttgtaTATTCATCTCCCACTCCCATTCTCATTCTCCCTCATATCTTCACTCTCATTCCTtgtgcttctctgtctcctttcctgGTCCCTTTTCTGCCCAAAACTTTAGATGTTGTTCTTCTTTAGGATTCACCTTTAACCTTCTTTccatataatttgtttttgttaggTCATCTAATCTCTGTCCACAGCTTCCTACATCAAACCTCCATGTGGAGAGTGAGCTTCACAACCAAACTTCCTCAACCAAACTCACATGGCATGCTATCTGCTGGATATCTTCTGCTATCATTATCTACAAAAATGAACTCCTTGTTTCTTTCAATGATGTCAATCCCAACTTGTTCTTCCCTCTGTATTTCTTTCAATGGTATCAACATCTGTAATCTCACCCTTTATAAATCTTGAATCATATCCTTCCTCTACAGTTGGTAAGATTGGACTGAGAAGTCTCTGGAATTGGCCTTTCTTCTCCACTTCCATAGCCACTGTAGTCATTTAGAATTTTCTGCCCAACATGGTAGCCACTAGATCCTGGGCTATTTAAATTTaggataattaaatttaaataaaatttaaaattcagatctTCATTCACCCTAGCCACATTTCAGCTGCTCAGTAGCACACATAGCTTggggctaccatattggacagggtggagaataaaacatttcctttatcATAGAAAATTCTGTTGGAGAGTACTGATTTGGAGCCATCCTATTACCCCTACAGAAGACAGCATATTCTAAATCGGTCTCTCTGGCATTACTTCACCCTCTCCCAACCTATTATCACATTGCTGCCAgagttaatttttgaaaaaaaacaaagcttcccaaatgaatcccacttgattaaaattcctctctgatatttcttcacacagaaaataaaattcaaaggcCTTAGCAGGGGATATACAGTCCTTCACAATGGAGCACAGACACCTCCCCAGAGCTATCTCCCACAGCAAGATCTTTAACAGTCGTTAAATTACGTGAAAGTATGTGCGGACTAATCATACTAATCTTCCCATTCTTTGGTATGTTGATAAAGCTcatactaaaagaaaaagagaaaatgcattaaaGTGACAAAGTGAacttgatcttttctttttttttttttttttgtgaacttGATCTTTAACACTCTGCTCAGCTGTTTGACCTTGGAATAGTTAACTTTCTGTCCTCGCTTTACTCATCGATAAAATCTGTGATAAAATTACCTCATATAGAAATgatgtaaagattaaatgaattagacAAGTTTCTGACTTCTAATAAGCTCTAAAGCTTATTAAACTGCTACTGCTGAAGCTTGTTCCAAGCACTTAAATCTATGAGTGATTCAAATCATTTTCTGTGAGAGCTAATACATTGTCACGATCAACCATTTACATCTTAGTTCaatcttcttttcaaataaagtcaGTGATAGTTTAGTAAGAAAGAGACTGATTATTTTTGATGACAGTAGAGATGCAAAGAGTCCTGAACTTTGGGCTTCCCATGAGACACAGGCCTTGGAAATGCCACTTCTAGATGCCAGGAGACTCTGCCAGGTGATAAGAAGAAGGTACACTgagagaaaagtaagaaaagCAAGGAATCTTTATACACAGTTTTGTCTAGAGCCCATTCTCCCTCCTGTGCAGGATGGACCAGCTGACATACAGAATCCCCATGCATTTCCATAGAACTAATTGTTGCATTCACCTATCACATATTATGTGTGAATATGCTACTGTCACTGCTAAAATCAGCAACAGTGTTTAAACAgatattaaatttctatttttgcaagactttttttttttttttaccatctgtGGTAACTTATACAtcattttgtttataaatgaTTTAATGTAGAAACCAACTCCTGAGAGGtggttggaggtgggggagggatcAACTATTACCTTTTAACACTTTCAACAGccaagaaggaaatattttcatgttttccaaTACAGTACATACTATAAATCAGTAACCACTTATTACAAGAAAGGCAAATGTTAATCatcttttgttttcagttttaaggAAGCAGAGTAAATTTacatttcattaaagaaattcCATTATTTCAATTGTAATATCATCTAATTTTTTCTTAGATTAAAACTTAGATTTAATGTTTCATTGTAACTTATTATCtaaaatgttatgaaataaaatattattggtaTTATAATCACTTCCAAACAGAATAATAAGATCCTCTTAAAACTAATTCCTAAACTAAGCTTTGTCATAATCTGTGACTACTTAgcttttgtactttaaaaaaaactgtatgaATTTCACGTAGTTATCATACTAATatagaaataagttttaaaaatatgtctcatCATTACaattaaaggaaagtaaaaaaacaatTAGTGACTTCCTAGGATTAATAAAGTGAACAGATGAAGAATAGGACAGAATCATgcaaaatattatgaaaagcaaaaagattttctcttaaaaccaaccatgtactttttaaaaagtctaaattttGGCCATTTATATAGACTAAAATTAGAGACAAAAATAAGGCTGGAGCTCCTCTAATCTAATACTTTATCAGTCAGGCTCAGAAAGACAATCATTCAGTTTCTGCACTCATATTATCAGCCCGTTACGGAACAGAAGTATGATGACTCAGTTCTACCTAAAAGAAAGAATAGTCACAGCCAAAGCGCCCTCCTTAAACATTCAAGACTCTGGTCTTCTGAATCCACCTCCTTTTCTCTCCGCATTCTCTTTGGTCATATCCCTTAAAACTTTCATCCAGTTGGTTCACTTTTCATCTACTTCTTCATCCTAGTTACTATATATTTGCTCCCTGCCCTCTGGCTATGTTCTGTTGCTTCtacaacttttcaaaaatatctgaaTTCCATTCTCATCAGTTGAGCAAATGAGGTTATTATGTATTATAGAAGCACAGGAACTAGAAGGTCCTTGCATTGGAGCTGTCACTGTCAAATAGAACAGTGCTTCTCAACCTTTGCCACACACGAGAGTCACCAGGGAAACTGGAAATCCCAAGCCAATAACACAAGCCAAACCAATGAAATTCCTTAGAATCTCTTTTGGGACTAGGAGTTTCTTCAAAGAGTCCCCCAGGATATGCCAATGTGACCCCATGGACCATTGATCTAGACTAAATGTTTATTGATATTGAAGAAACATCTTGCAgcataaatcaatataaaataaatgacaaaaaatgttTGGTGCTGAATTAATGTGTTTTTGATATAGAAGATGAAGATTTAAACAGGCAACTAAGAATTGAAATTAAGCAATAGGTCAGataattcaaaatgttttcttctttgaaatagCTATCTGTATATTTGTTCTTGCATATTCAATCTAGCAAGAAAATATATCTTAATGTATTATGATCTATATATGGGGGAGCCTGAGAGTCAAAGTGTTGTTTGATCTCCTTTCCTTCATATTTTAATTCACCTTGCATATGCAGACATCATCTTCATCTAATTAAAGTGATTAAATGAGTGTAAAACAGCAATTATTGAAACTTTGTGGTTATGCCCTATATAGCTGTCAATTTGACCCAGTTATAAGttcaaagtaaaaatattcattctttagtcTATAAAACAACATTAAGAtaaaatttgggttgtttccttataaaaataaaacacagatcaTAAATCAGTAGTTGTATGTGgagcaaaaatataataaaaaatctgGGTCATAAAAATGATTATGGTAGTGGCTTTGACCTTATAAATGGCCTTATTAATGGTTAAAGTGATCATCTGCATGGTTAGGCTGTTTGATTTTAcagatttgaaaataataaagtggttAAATATAAAAGAGTTGTATTTGTAGATGTATTCTACACTTTTGAACAGTGTCATAATACATACAATAGCACTTAacagcaaaataatattttagtggAAAGAATTGTtagatatttgattttctttttaaaaaactattttttaagaatcTATAGTGCATgacaccaaaataaataagaacttaagAAATGCCTTTTTTCCAAACTGCACATTATGTAACCTAAATTCCGTTACCAAACTGGTTACTGTTTGTGAGTGGTTCTTGCAAACAATGCAGAAAGCTTCAGGTATCACAACTGTCATATATGCTTAACCCTGGCAGGGTTAGCTTTTTGGTCAGtgattgttaaataaaaataggcaataaAATCTGCTTTAATATgagattatagaaataaaaatatgagaatgcTTATATTCGTGAGAGTATAAAGATTAGACTATGTGCTGACAGAACTAAAATACAGAGGATTTAATGATTTATGTTAGAATCTAATCTCAAACCTGCTTTCATTGACCATCTCTATTAAGGTATACTAAGTAAATAAAGTTAGCAGTAACAAAAGTTCACCTGTTCACCCAGAAATTTATATTTCCTAAGTATCACAAGTTTTTATAATATACATCTTCAAGAATACTTAGGGGCTAAAGAACGGCATATTtaacagaagatttttatttagataaaaaaaatcagcaaattaaaaacatgcatatgtaattttgtaacttagaatattgtattttttaataccaCCACCCAACTTGAAggtttttacagattttttaggttcttcttaaagaaaaatatcaaaaacattattttgaacaACACTACAAACTACAGAGAGAAATTACTGTCATAATTTTTGCTACCTGATTTATTTAGTACAGCAGTTTGAATGctataatataaatgatatatgcagtgggttttgttctttatttttttataaattacttcCTAGACAATTGTgtgtattttcttcaaaaaaaataaaccagttattttttagaatattaggAAATATTCTTGGATACcaattttttctattatatgttGCAATACAAACGCTTGCTAATGTAAGTGTAAGctgtattttatctttaattactTTGGACTCAATCAAGACATTATGATTGTATTAGATCAACAttaagggtttgtttttgtttgttttttgttgttgttttgttttttgttttttgttttttgttttttttttttgcataatggGCCAAAAAACTTTTcaagaaagttaaataaatattaaatttgatctattctaattttatacatatatgtcaTGTGTCATTTATCTTAATGAAGTGAAGATTATAAAACTAGAAGGTAATAATACATGCCCTaagttttaaaacttagaaatcaCTGCTTTAGTCATTCGATTATATATGGGTATGATAAAGCTAATATATTTCTCCTAGAATATGAATTATAACAATTTGTATAGCTAATATGATTAAACATATTCTACCTTTAgttctaaaatatgtttataaagtatcaaaaatgcatctttttcatgaatatattACCAATGCGAGAAATATAATgcatttacttttaatataacCTAGGACTTTGTGGCTACcataaaacatggaaaattttGTGTAGAATGTATATTTTGACAAGGTCCCTGATGATAATcttcttttcataaatataaGTATGTTTGAAATAACTGTATTTAGAAAGAACTCAGACACATTCTTCAAATGTGTACAAGTAGCATTTTTAGCCATGTAGTATAATTTGTATGTGGATATGTTTGTGACTTTTGGAGAATCATAAAGACATCATACATTAAACTAAGGAACCAAATTCTCAACTTATGAGTTATTAGCCAAAAACACTGACACCTTAAATTTGAAACTGTAATTTTTGAAAACAGTTACTATGGAATAAATGTCAAATTGACAAATCAGCCAAAATCACACAACCAAGAAATGGCTACAAGACATCATGGGTAATAAATTCTGTGTTATGGCaatgaaaaattcaaatgtctgtatttattttttttaatgtctgtatttaattttctatgtGAGGAAGAAATCTTGctaaaaaggaattaatatttttataatatgtgtACAGGTGATGATGattcttttataaagaaacacAATACAGAAGTAGTTTATAATATGATAAATTAGTTTAACCTACACTATACCTTATAGCTATGATAATATAAATATCAAGTTGAGATTTATTTCAGGTCAAggtgaaaataaacattaatatatatttaaaatctgggCATTTGAACAAAGATATGTTAGacatgtttatttgaaaatatgctgCAATCTATTGGCAATGGAGACTATCTTTTAAATACTGAATCTATACAAATTGGAATTACTAGAAATTTCTACAAAAGTTTGCATTCGGAGAAGCAAGCAAATTCATATTATTACAAGGTACCACTTTTAAACATAACTATACTGAAGCCCTTGCATCCTTTTTTATTAGTAGtggaattagtgtccttatgTTTACAATTCTGATGCAACATATCTCGTCAACATAAACAACTATGCAATAAACATTAGTCATTAACTTCTGCCATTAAGAATAACTTTGATCTCCAGGCATGAGTTACTGTGGTATGGTTAAGAAAAATAGGTAGAAAGTTTAAGATCCGTTTATCTAGTGAAGTAGCATTCCAAATTAATGTTGTAAACTCAATATTACTATGTGCAAAGAAGATATGTTTCTGGTCTTTTAAAGGATGTTGACAAAGCAAGTTTAGTTTGAGTTTAGCTTAATTGTCAAAAGCACAAGTGATCAAACCAAAGTAAAATACAGCTCTTGAACTATGTTCATTTTAAACAGGTATCTTTTAGCACAGTTCTCTTATCAAAGTATCTCAAACCTTTGATCCATATTGCCCTTCATTACATTTCCCCAATACAAAGTGAGGCAGAAGAGAGACAGTTGTCCTGTTCCTGTGTGGGGGAGtagtgaagagaaaggaagagaatgtggtgtattatttcttttgaagAGCAGTACTATTTTATTGTGTTGTTTAAGAAATTACCCTTGGAATGAAACATAAAGGCTTACTGAGACTCTGTCATCATTTCTTTCCTACTAAAAGGTCACTGCAGTATCTTCATCTTCAACAGATCCCAGGCAAATCTCATTTCAGCACCATGGACAGGAACGCTCCTATTAGCACATGCACCCAGGATTACATTGACGTTTCTTGAGAAACTTGGATTCTCTTCTCCTTTGTCAATCAGCAAGGATTATACCCTTTATTATATTCAGCAGGAAGAGGTTGAATATAATACACATTATTAAAGAGTTCGGTATATTTCATTCGCAGCATCTAGCACTTGCCATTCAGCCTTTCTGAAGAGCATCCTGAAAACTAAAGCTAATTACATAAGATGTCTGATAAATAAGCTAACACTCATCTTCGATCACCAGATACTTAATTAAAACTTTCTACTTGTAGTGAGTCTCCGATCAATTATTATACAAATGTCTAAGACAACACCAGAAACTTCTGGTGAATAAATATGCTTAGGTAGGCCTCCACACTTTCCAAACAACCAGAACTGCCCCTGTAAAAACAGGTAAAACGCCTTTTCATCTTCCTGCATAAACAACTACAAACACTTTCTATTGTCCCTCTGGTCAACCAATTTAATAATGTCACTATCAGAGAAATCATGTGTACAGGTCCATAAGCCAAACCATACACGCCTGTCGCTGAGTCTGGTTTTATCTGGGGTCATCAGTATGCAGTCCCATGTCTGTCTTCCTAGCAAGCTGCatccaaattccatttttttttttaaagggaacagAGTTTGAACCAATTGCATAGCTGTAAGAGATAGTTAAGCAACAGCTTTATGAGCTCAGAACACCAGGGTCTTCCCTGAGCTTCCAAGGATTCCCAGAAGAAGGCACCAGTCCACAAGCAATCCTCGAGGCATTCCCAACTCAAGCAGCAAGTCAGGCCCTTATAACCACAAAAACAACTGAAGTAACAAAACCagcgtcaaaaaaaaaaaaaaaaaaaaagattttttttttttttttttttttttttttttttaaaaactccagaaGACATCTTGGCCAAACGCACACAAGACAGAAAAACGCAagatgggagaggggagagaatccACTGTTCCTACCTTACAGTCCTCAGGACACGATTTCACCGAGTACTCCTCcgactgtaaatatttatggagcacacTCTCAAACTCTTCGTATTTCTCCTGAGCGTGGTGGTCGTAGTCTTGGTAAGCCTCGACGCACTGCCTGCAAGTGGTCATCTCGCCGCCCTCCTTGAGCACCACATCCAGACTACAGTTCAAAGTGTTGGGACTGGACAACCCCGAGAACAACTCCCAAAGTGTGTAGGAATTACAAAACGAAAGGTAAAAATCCGACAAGTTCCAGAGCGGAGTTGGATGCGTCCCCCtcacctgctgctcctcccccgcGGCCGCCACCCCCCGACTCCAGTTCCTGGCGCACACTGCGTCCGCGCTCTCCACCGTGAAGCACTGGCCCGAGGAGGCGCCCTGGGGGTAACAAGTCTCCAGGCGCCACACGGGCTTGGCAGAGTTTCCTAGAAAAAGAGCCTTGCTCCGGTTGTTTTTGCCTCGGTTGCCCTTGCCGCCGCCGCCGtctcccggggaggggggcagggtgggggacgAGGAGGCGGAGAGGAGTCTGTGTGCCTGGGCGGCGGGCGAGGACTCCCCCATGCTCGCCAGGAGCGCGGGCCAGGAGGGCTCctgctgccgctgccgccgctgctgctgtCGCTGCTGCtgtcgctgctgctgctgctgctgctgctgctgctccttgtCCCGGGTCCGGGTCAGCTTGGCCTCGGCGCAGAACCACAAGTGATCAGAGAGCAGGACTGTGAAAAACAAGAGAGATGCCAGAGACAGTCGCCATTTCTGAGCCCTCTCTGAATCGATGAACGGTTTCTCGTTCTCCCGGGGTGCTGCCAACCAGATTTTTAAGCCGTCGTCATACTGCCGACACATCCAAGCACCCCTGGTCATATTTTGGGAACGCACAGCCCTGGCCGACTCCACCGTGAGGGCTCCTGTGCCGCTGTCACCACAATATGCATTGACTTAAAGG is part of the Canis lupus dingo isolate Sandy chromosome 22, ASM325472v2, whole genome shotgun sequence genome and encodes:
- the NALF1 gene encoding NALCN channel auxiliary factor 1 isoform X2 — encoded protein: MTRGAWMCRQYDDGLKIWLAAPRENEKPFIDSERAQKWRLSLASLLFFTVLLSDHLWFCAEAKLTRTRDKEQQQQQQQQQRQQQRQQQRRQRQQEPSWPALLASMGESSPAAQAHRLLSASSSPTLPPSPGDGGGGKGNRGKNNRSKALFLGNSAKPVWRLETCYPQGASSGQCFTVESADAVCARNWSRGVAAAGEEQQVRGTHPTPLWNLSDFYLSFCNSYTLWELFSGLSSPNTLNCSLDVVLKEGGEMTTCRQCVEAYQDYDHHAQEKYEEFESVLHKYLQSEEYSVKSCPEDCKIVYKAWLCSQYFEVAQFNCRKTIPCKQYCLEVQTRCPFILPDNDEVIYGGLSSFICTGEGEVYL
- the NALF1 gene encoding NALCN channel auxiliary factor 1 isoform X1, with protein sequence MTRGAWMCRQYDDGLKIWLAAPRENEKPFIDSERAQKWRLSLASLLFFTVLLSDHLWFCAEAKLTRTRDKEQQQQQQQQQRQQQRQQQRRQRQQEPSWPALLASMGESSPAAQAHRLLSASSSPTLPPSPGDGGGGKGNRGKNNRSKALFLGNSAKPVWRLETCYPQGASSGQCFTVESADAVCARNWSRGVAAAGEEQQVRGTHPTPLWNLSDFYLSFCNSYTLWELFSGLSSPNTLNCSLDVVLKEGGEMTTCRQCVEAYQDYDHHAQEKYEEFESVLHKYLQSEEYSVKSCPEDCKIVYKAWLCSQYFEVAQFNCRKTIPCKQYCLEVQTRCPFILPDNDEVIYGGLSSFICTGLYETFLTNDDPECCDVRREERPSKPSRGTLGPSSACHRTSPTVSSASRLCHSRLKLCVLVLILLHTVLTASAAQNGTALGLGGVQALDESSPRDE